One region of Vigna angularis cultivar LongXiaoDou No.4 chromosome 10, ASM1680809v1, whole genome shotgun sequence genomic DNA includes:
- the LOC108335393 gene encoding uncharacterized protein LOC108335393, with protein MQTVSHSLTPSVFRDSSHEFAESSGKFEHDFIAKLKIDEHKNEEEHNEGEVEQQNEDEEEDEEEFSFMLVNSDGSPISADDAFDNGQIRPLFPIFNQNLLFSDDYDGGVHPPLTLFVEHPEESLLPSPSATDKLTAAPPPEGSYCEWNPKSAVKSNSTGFSKLWRFRDVKLRSNSDGKDTFVFLNHAPAAKPAEKARNVVVKKVEVKKGKTTASSAHEKHYVMNRARKENDKRKSYLPYRQDLFGFFANSHGLSRNVHPY; from the coding sequence ATGCAAACCGTTTCGCACTCACTTACGCCCTCCGTGTTTAGGGATTCTTCTCACGAGTTCGCCGAGTCTTCTGGAAAGTTCGAACACGATTTCATTGCAAAGCTCAAAATCGACGAGCACAAAAACGAAGAAGAGCACAACGAAGGTgaggtagaacaacaaaacGAAGACGAAGAAGAGGACGAGGAGGAATTTAGTTTCATGCTTGTGAATTCCGACGGATCGCCGATCTCCGCCGACGACGCCTTCGACAACGGCCAGATTCGTCCGCTGTTTCCTATTTTCAACCAGAATCTTCTCTTCTCTGATGATTACGATGGCGGCGTCCACCCTCCGCTAACTCTATTCGTCGAACATCCGGAAGAGTCGCTATTGCCGTCGCCTTCGGCGACGGACAAACTTACGGCGGCTCCGCCGCCGGAGGGATCGTACTGCGAATGGAATCCAAAGTCTGCAGTGAAGAGCAACTCCACGGGATTCTCGAAGCTGTGGAGATTCCGCGACGTGAAACTGCGAAGCAACAGCGACGGGAAGGACACGTTCGTGTTCTTGAACCACGCGCCGGCGGCGAAGCCAGCGGAGAAGGCGAGAAACGTGGTGGTGAAGAAGGTTGAGGTAAAGAAGGGGAAAACGACAGCGTCGTCTGCGCACGAGAAACATTATGTGATGAACAGAGCAAGGAAAGAGAACGATAAACGCAAGTCCTACTTACCGTACCGGCAAGATCTGTTCGGGTTCTTCGCCAATTCCCACGGATTGAGCAGGAATGTTCATCCTTACtga